One Engystomops pustulosus chromosome 11, aEngPut4.maternal, whole genome shotgun sequence DNA window includes the following coding sequences:
- the LOC140106416 gene encoding uncharacterized protein — MRARGVTFLFGLALIHISLAEQSTNEEEEPATEFPDGTAFKDGNVFDDDILFAKRADTLLILSAQIGKELPSDESHLLTKCQRKGNYEICIDIKIIDSKDLAEEYVQPFVPKFDSDYVINLDGLFSTKLDLLLEYSYAVMMDCTGDNCHYYKYCVKLGDDIVCMTVRLDKPANQTDEEKVNPEEKELYYKSGYIFDDDNIFAEKSDVLIRYSAEIMKWCTTEPCRSYVLCYRMGDNNICMAVWFTNSKDEFFNTILHHDNFHDPSHDEEELVLNGEQGNYNSAIDSRDEPSEATDDKGEPSEATDDKGEPSEATDDKGEPSEATDNNGEPSEATDKDEPSEATDKDEPSEATDKDEPSEATDKGEPSAATDDKGEPSAATDDKGEPSAATDDKGEPSAATDDKGEPSETTDDKGEPSETTDNNGEPSETTDNNGEPSEATDKDEPSEATDKDEPSEATDKGEPSEATDKGEPSEATDKDEPSEATDKGEPSEATDKGEPSEATDKGEPSEATDKGEPSEATDKGEPSEATDKGEPSEATDKGEPSEATDKGEPSEATDKGEPSEATDKGEPSEATDKGEPSEATDKGEPSEATDKGEPSEATDKGEPSEATDNNAKPSEVEDGPRD; from the exons ATGAGAGCCAGAGGTGTGACATTTCTATTTGGCCTGGCATTGATTCACATCTCTTTGGCAG AACAGTCTACAAACGAAGAGGAGGAACCGGCAACAGAATTTCCGGATGGGACAGCGTTTAAAGATGGAAATGTGTTTGACGACGATATATTGTTTGCTAAAAGAGCCGATACCCTATTAATATTGTCTGCTCAGATTGGGAAAGAATTGCCCAGTGACGAGAGCCACCTTTTAACAAAATGTCAAAGAAAGGGCAATTACGAAATTTGCATAGATATAAAGATAA TCGACTCAAAAGACCTTGCAGAAGAATACGTACAACCCTTTGTTCCAAAATTTGATTCGGATTATGTGATTAATCTGGACGGATTGTTTTCTACAAAACTCGACTTATTGTTGGAATACAGTTATGCAGTTATGATGGATTGCACTGGCGATAATTGCCATTATTACAAATATTGCGTTAAACTGGGTGACGACATTGTTTGCATGACGGTACGCCTCG ATAAACCTGCCAACCAAACTGATGAGGAGAAAGTAAACCCAGAAGAAAAGGAACTATATTATAAATCTGGGTATATATTCGACGACGACAatatttttgctgaaaaaagtGACGTATTGATAAGATACAGTGCGGAGATCATGAAGTGGTGCACCACGGAGCCCTGCCGCTCCTACGTGCTTTGCTATAGAATGGGCGACAACAATATCTGCATGGCTGTATGGTTTA CAAACAGCAAAGATGAATTTTTCAACACGATACTTCATCATGATAATTTTCATGATCCAAGCCATGATGAAGAGGAACTTGTTCTTAATGGAGAGCAGGGAAACTACAATTCAGCTATAGACAGCAGAGATGAGCCATCAGAAGCTACAGACGACAAGGGCGAGCCATCGGAAGCTACAGACGACAAGGGCGAGCCATCGGAAGCTACAGACGACAAGGGCGAGCCATCGGAAGCTACAGACAACAACGGCGAGCCATCGGAAGCTACAGACAAGGACGAGCCATCGGAAGCTACAGACAAGGACGAGCCATCGGAAGCTACAGACAAGGACGAGCCATCGGAAGCTACAGACAAGGGCGAGCCATCGGCAGCTACAGACGACAAGGGCGAGCCATCGGCAGCTACAGACGACAAGGGCGAGCCATCGGCAGCTACAGACGACAAGGGCGAGCCATCGGCAGCTACAGACGACAAGGGCGAGCCATCGGAAACTACAGACGACAAGGGCGAGCCATCGGAAACTACAGACAACAACGGCGAGCCATCGGAAACTACAGACAACAACGGCGAGCCATCGGAAGCTACAGACAAGGACGAGCCATCGGAAGCTACAGACAAGGATGAGCCATCGGAAGCTACCGACAAGGGCGAGCCATCGGAAGCTACCGACAAGGGCGAGCCATCAGAAGCTACCGACAAGGATGAGCCATCAGAAGCTACCGACAAGGGCGAGCCATCAGAAGCTACCGACAAGGGCGAGCCATCAGAAGCTACCGACAAGGGCGAGCCATCAGAAGCTACCGACAAGGGCGAGCCATCAGAAGCTACAGACAAGGGCGAGCCATCAGAAGCTACAGACAAGGGCGAGCCATCAGAAGCTACAGACAAGGGCGAGCCATCAGAAGCTACAGACAAGGGCGAGCCATCAGAAGCTACAGACAAGGGCGAGCCATCAGAAGCTACAGACAAGGGCGAGCCATCAGAAGCTACAGACAAGGGCGAGCCATCAGAAGCTACAGACAAGGGCGAGCCATCAGAAGCTACAGACAAGGGCGAGCCATCAGAAGCTACAGACAAGGGCGAGCCATCAGAAGCTACAGACAACAACGCCAAGCCATCAGAAGTAGAAGATGGTCCGCGTGACTAA